Proteins found in one Alteromonas macleodii genomic segment:
- a CDS encoding acyl-CoA thioester hydrolase/BAAT C-terminal domain-containing protein: MIIRLLKWLSFSALLLVLSAVGYALFIQLSFDSTKPIVNYGSVNTELFTDESQNRPLLVYFGGSEGGNSMSRASYSSERNKYLDAGYAVLAIGYFKMLGLPEELDRISLDAIYEKVVEAQQLPFINSQCVAVMGGSKGAELALLLASLYPDIDGAVAFAGSHVSFASPSFRTGASTASFQYNGRDIPFVQIPNSAIPSMLTGDFREAYKVALEEGKRDIVNAVIRVEDIKGPVLLVSGENDHVWPSAEMSEKVIKRLVENKFAYPYEHIMAPDGDHFVPQNEYHGHAIAFLNKHFKASCQQKDGN, from the coding sequence GTGATTATCCGCCTATTAAAATGGCTTAGTTTCTCAGCACTGCTACTAGTGCTCTCTGCTGTTGGATATGCTCTCTTTATTCAGCTTTCCTTCGATAGCACAAAACCTATTGTAAACTATGGCAGTGTAAACACAGAGCTTTTCACAGATGAGTCACAAAACCGCCCGCTGCTTGTTTATTTTGGTGGCAGCGAAGGTGGAAATAGTATGTCGAGGGCTTCTTATTCATCTGAAAGAAATAAATATTTAGATGCGGGGTATGCCGTTCTCGCGATAGGGTATTTCAAGATGCTAGGCTTACCTGAAGAACTTGATCGTATATCACTAGATGCAATTTACGAAAAAGTAGTAGAGGCCCAGCAATTGCCCTTTATTAACTCTCAGTGTGTTGCAGTGATGGGAGGCTCTAAGGGAGCAGAGTTGGCTTTGCTACTAGCGTCACTATATCCCGACATCGACGGTGCTGTCGCGTTCGCAGGTAGCCATGTTTCTTTTGCAAGCCCCTCTTTTAGGACTGGAGCATCTACCGCTTCATTTCAATACAATGGTCGTGACATCCCCTTTGTTCAAATACCAAATAGCGCTATCCCTAGCATGCTTACCGGAGATTTTCGCGAAGCATATAAAGTCGCGCTTGAAGAGGGGAAGAGGGACATAGTTAATGCAGTAATTCGCGTCGAGGATATAAAGGGCCCAGTATTACTAGTTTCTGGTGAAAATGATCATGTTTGGCCATCTGCAGAAATGTCAGAGAAAGTCATTAAGCGACTTGTGGAAAACAAATTTGCTTATCCGTACGAGCATATTATGGCACCGGATGGTGACCATTTTGTGCCTCAAAACGAATACCACGGTCACGCTATTGCTTTTTTAAACAAACATTTTAAAGCTAGCTGCCAACAAAAAGATGGCAATTAA
- the yjgA gene encoding ribosome biogenesis factor YjgA, with protein MSDQKYNSPEDPYFEDAQADEFEEEEFVSKTELKRQAKELHKLGETLVNLTDAHIATIPMDEELADAVAIARKVNKKKDGYRRQLQFIGKALRNRDTTDIEEALAKLTHQHQAANAAFHALEKAREAVIEQGDPAIQKLIEAHPELDRQKLRQFHRQIKKEREKNAPPKAFRELFQYLKDVIHED; from the coding sequence ATGAGTGATCAGAAATACAATTCTCCTGAAGATCCTTACTTCGAAGATGCGCAAGCAGATGAGTTCGAAGAGGAAGAGTTTGTCAGTAAAACTGAGCTGAAGCGTCAAGCAAAAGAGCTTCATAAGCTAGGCGAAACCTTGGTTAACTTAACCGATGCACACATTGCCACTATTCCTATGGATGAAGAGTTGGCCGATGCCGTTGCTATTGCCCGTAAAGTTAACAAGAAAAAAGATGGTTATCGACGACAGCTTCAGTTTATTGGTAAAGCTCTGCGTAATCGCGATACTACCGATATAGAAGAAGCGCTAGCAAAACTAACGCATCAACACCAAGCAGCAAACGCGGCTTTTCATGCGCTAGAGAAAGCCAGAGAAGCGGTAATTGAACAGGGCGACCCAGCTATTCAGAAGTTGATTGAAGCGCACCCTGAACTTGATCGCCAGAAGCTGCGTCAATTCCACCGCCAAATTAAGAAAGAGCGCGAAAAGAATGCGCCACCCAAAGCGTTCCGAGAGTTGTTTCAGTATTTGAAAGACGTTATTCACGAAGATTAA
- the pmbA gene encoding metalloprotease PmbA yields MQIEQQLADIQNVVDDVLKLAVSKGATQAEASMSKVQGIAVSSRMQEVENVEFTNDGGLGISVYVGKRKGSASTADLSKAALTLAVEKAVDIARYTSEDPCTGLADADLIATEFPDLDLYHPEELDTEKAIKTTIEAEKAAMNYDSRITNSDGASYNANLGMRVYGNTHGINAGYPSSRYSLSCMVIGAQDDDMQRDYAYTVSRKADLLQSASAVGIDAAKATVDRLGARKINTANVPVLLHRDIASSLFGHYVGAISGGSLYRRSSFLLDSLGKQVFPEWLNVEERPFIKGGLASSSFDNEGVACADMTIVDGGKLATYLYTTYSSRKLNTRSNGHAGGIHNWLVGDTGHSDAELLKEMGTGLFVTELMGQGVNGVTGDYSRGAAGYWVENGIIQYPVHEVTIAGNLKDMFKGIVAIGAEKDVRGSVQTGSVLIDQMKIAGS; encoded by the coding sequence ATGCAAATTGAGCAGCAGTTAGCCGACATTCAAAATGTCGTAGATGATGTACTAAAATTAGCCGTTTCAAAAGGCGCAACGCAAGCTGAAGCCAGCATGTCGAAAGTGCAGGGCATCGCCGTATCTTCACGTATGCAAGAAGTTGAAAACGTTGAATTTACCAACGACGGTGGCTTAGGTATAAGCGTATACGTAGGCAAGCGAAAAGGCAGTGCTTCTACTGCTGATTTAAGCAAAGCAGCGTTAACATTAGCGGTAGAAAAAGCCGTAGATATTGCACGTTACACCAGTGAAGATCCTTGTACTGGTTTGGCCGATGCTGACCTTATTGCTACTGAATTCCCAGATTTAGACCTGTATCACCCCGAAGAATTAGATACTGAAAAGGCCATTAAAACTACCATTGAGGCTGAAAAAGCAGCAATGAATTACGACTCGCGCATTACCAATTCAGATGGCGCGTCGTATAACGCAAATTTAGGTATGCGCGTTTATGGCAACACCCATGGTATAAACGCAGGCTACCCTAGTAGCCGCTATTCTTTAAGCTGTATGGTTATTGGCGCACAAGATGACGACATGCAGCGCGATTATGCCTACACGGTAAGCCGCAAGGCCGATTTGTTGCAATCAGCAAGTGCTGTAGGCATTGACGCTGCAAAAGCAACTGTAGACCGCTTAGGCGCCCGTAAGATTAATACGGCGAACGTACCTGTACTCTTACACCGCGACATCGCATCTAGCTTGTTTGGTCACTATGTCGGTGCTATCAGCGGTGGCAGCCTTTATCGTCGTTCTAGTTTCTTACTTGATAGCCTTGGCAAACAGGTTTTCCCAGAATGGCTTAACGTTGAAGAACGCCCGTTTATTAAAGGCGGCTTAGCAAGCTCTAGCTTCGACAACGAGGGTGTAGCCTGTGCAGATATGACAATAGTCGATGGCGGTAAATTAGCTACATATCTTTATACGACGTACTCTTCGCGTAAGCTGAATACTCGGTCTAACGGTCATGCTGGTGGTATTCACAATTGGCTAGTAGGCGATACAGGTCATAGCGACGCTGAGCTTCTAAAAGAAATGGGCACAGGGCTATTTGTGACCGAACTTATGGGGCAGGGCGTTAATGGTGTAACCGGTGATTACTCGCGCGGTGCTGCAGGCTACTGGGTTGAGAATGGCATTATTCAATACCCAGTCCATGAAGTAACCATTGCTGGTAACCTAAAAGATATGTTCAAAGGCATTGTGGCTATTGGTGCTGAAAAAGATGTTCGCGGCAGTGTACAAACTGGCTCTGTGCTTATCGACCAAATGAAGATAGCGGGCAGCTAG
- a CDS encoding AraC family transcriptional regulator: MQPIFRDIVDIGPNCFERFIDSSNAPEISSLDIELAGCSNLSGNYTVGRVSPPNHTLFYSIKGQGKFRVPSGELQLNEGQLIILPAGQSFEVSIISEQWDIIWVNLANTERWKSFRKSDALVVDNAMLEGLHHAMELVYLERDLDSRRAAMQFVSRYLCRIADAPLGKKHASDEKERRQISRVHALFSVVDKQLQFDWDMKSLSEKAHYSAPHLHRLCLQLFGRSPKQHVIHLRMARAKSLLLSTQWPISYIASYVGYTNVFTFSKRFKKSTGLSPSAFRENAS, from the coding sequence ATGCAACCTATCTTCAGAGACATTGTAGATATTGGCCCCAACTGCTTCGAACGCTTTATTGATAGTAGTAACGCGCCAGAAATCAGCAGCCTAGACATTGAACTGGCAGGATGCTCTAACTTATCAGGGAACTATACAGTGGGGCGTGTTTCTCCGCCTAACCATACCTTGTTCTATAGCATAAAGGGGCAAGGAAAGTTTCGCGTTCCATCAGGCGAACTACAGCTAAATGAAGGGCAGCTTATTATTTTACCTGCTGGACAAAGCTTTGAAGTTTCCATTATCAGCGAGCAGTGGGACATAATTTGGGTAAATTTAGCTAATACCGAGCGCTGGAAGTCATTTAGAAAAAGTGATGCCCTGGTTGTAGATAACGCCATGCTAGAAGGACTGCATCACGCCATGGAACTTGTGTACTTGGAACGCGACCTTGATAGCCGTCGCGCTGCCATGCAGTTTGTTTCTCGTTACCTGTGCCGCATAGCAGATGCTCCATTAGGTAAAAAGCATGCCAGTGACGAAAAGGAACGGCGCCAAATAAGCCGGGTACATGCGCTGTTTTCAGTAGTTGATAAACAGCTACAGTTTGACTGGGATATGAAAAGCTTAAGTGAAAAGGCCCATTACTCTGCCCCCCACCTTCATAGGTTGTGCTTACAATTGTTTGGGCGAAGCCCAAAACAGCACGTTATTCATTTGCGGATGGCACGGGCCAAAAGCTTATTGTTAAGCACGCAGTGGCCCATTTCCTACATTGCAAGCTATGTAGGCTACACAAATGTATTTACTTTCTCAAAACGCTTTAAGAAATCGACAGGTCTCTCTCCTTCAGCGTTTCGAGAAAACGCGAGCTAG
- a CDS encoding beta-galactosidase, translated as MLNVSQVVAQKDWQNPVVFQRNRISAHSPHYGYKTLEDALHSTNAQKRSLNGQWDFRLFDAPESVPESLLTKTLSNDESENWQPITVPSNWQLQGYDKPIYCNVKYPFAVNPPVVPSDNPTGCYRTTFNVTNDELKQRNHIVFEGVNSAFHLWCNGEYVGYSQDSRLPAEFDLSRLLVEGENRLAVMVIRWSDGSYLEDQDMWWLSGIFRDVNLVTKPQHHIQDVFVTPSLDACYRDATVSVRTAINAPSAFKVGIQLFDGDSAVTEQVITGTNNKRIDEKGGWDDVVFQTLDVKEPKHWTAETPNLYRIVVSLIDESGNTVDFEAYNVGFRNIEMRNGQLLVNGKAVLIRGVNRHEHHQLKGHAINEDDMLEDIKLLKQNNFNAVRTAHYPNHPRWYELCDEYGLYVVDEANIETHGMFPMGRLSRDPLWAGAYMARFTQMVERDKNHPCIIIWSLGNECGHGPTHDAMYGWAKSFDSSRPVQYEGGGADTTATDIIAPMYARVDTDVKDDAVPKWAIKKWLSMPGENRPVILCEYAHAMGNSLGSFDEYWKAFKEYPRLQGGFIWDWVDQGLTKYTDSGEAYWAYGGDFGDIDNDRQFCINGLLFPDRTPHPHLFEAKYCQQHLSFSLVEKDNKFELTVSSDYLFRRTDNELLRWQVLENGKPISDAKGELEINIGPQQAQMLTLTPEITFKAGAEYHLNIDVVTANYCAWAGAGHVMDTAQLALTNMCGMVPFSFNEQDDKSELVIEAQDGMLLVNVQNNVFSFNSESGLLTSWLQGNNETLSAPLEDNFFRAPLDNDIGVSEVDNPDPNAWESRWRRAGIGEWSRTCTGINVEQGAQDVRITSLFEYHYGQKLMASTKWVYTLDVQAKLSVDVEVLLDDGLPPMPRIGMQTAVPVAEERTSVTWQGLGPFENYPDRKAAARYGHYTLPINAMQTRYVFPTDNGLRSHCKKLAIGELTASGQFHFSVSEYGQVQLDKAKHTCDLVPQDCVFVYIDHAHMGVGGDDSWSPSTHKAFLLEEKRYRYSVYFSATAS; from the coding sequence ATGCTTAATGTTTCCCAAGTAGTCGCTCAAAAAGACTGGCAAAACCCAGTTGTGTTTCAAAGAAACCGCATCAGTGCCCACAGTCCACATTACGGATACAAAACGCTAGAAGATGCACTGCACAGTACCAATGCGCAAAAGCGCAGTTTAAATGGCCAATGGGATTTTCGTTTGTTTGATGCCCCAGAAAGCGTACCTGAAAGCCTACTTACTAAAACGTTGAGTAATGATGAATCTGAAAATTGGCAGCCTATTACCGTGCCGTCCAACTGGCAGCTACAGGGCTACGACAAACCTATTTATTGCAACGTTAAATATCCGTTTGCAGTAAATCCGCCTGTAGTACCTAGCGATAACCCAACGGGTTGCTATCGCACTACGTTCAACGTTACCAATGATGAACTAAAGCAGCGTAACCACATTGTGTTTGAAGGCGTAAATAGCGCCTTTCACCTTTGGTGTAACGGCGAGTATGTAGGTTATTCTCAAGATAGTCGCTTGCCTGCTGAATTCGATTTATCCCGCCTCTTAGTAGAGGGTGAAAACCGCTTGGCTGTTATGGTGATCAGATGGTCTGACGGTAGCTATTTAGAAGACCAAGATATGTGGTGGCTCAGCGGCATCTTTCGCGACGTTAATTTAGTCACTAAACCTCAACATCACATTCAGGACGTGTTCGTTACGCCAAGCCTTGACGCTTGCTACCGCGACGCTACGGTTTCAGTTCGTACTGCTATCAATGCGCCATCTGCCTTTAAAGTAGGTATCCAGCTTTTTGATGGCGATAGCGCTGTTACCGAGCAAGTTATTACCGGTACCAACAATAAGCGTATTGATGAAAAGGGCGGTTGGGATGATGTGGTTTTCCAAACATTAGATGTGAAAGAGCCCAAACACTGGACCGCGGAAACACCAAACTTGTACCGTATTGTTGTTTCCCTTATTGATGAGAGTGGTAACACGGTGGACTTTGAAGCCTACAATGTTGGCTTTCGAAATATTGAAATGAGAAATGGCCAGCTATTGGTTAACGGCAAAGCTGTGCTTATTCGCGGCGTTAACCGACATGAGCACCATCAGCTTAAAGGCCATGCCATCAATGAAGATGACATGCTTGAAGACATCAAGCTTTTAAAACAGAACAACTTCAACGCCGTGCGTACTGCACATTACCCAAATCACCCTCGCTGGTATGAGCTTTGCGATGAATATGGGCTCTATGTGGTAGATGAAGCGAATATCGAAACCCACGGTATGTTCCCAATGGGAAGACTTTCTCGCGACCCACTTTGGGCCGGTGCATACATGGCCCGCTTCACCCAAATGGTCGAGCGAGACAAAAACCACCCTTGTATTATCATCTGGTCGTTAGGTAACGAGTGTGGTCATGGGCCTACCCACGACGCCATGTATGGCTGGGCCAAGTCATTTGACTCATCACGACCTGTGCAATATGAAGGTGGTGGTGCTGATACTACGGCGACCGACATTATTGCGCCCATGTACGCAAGAGTTGATACTGACGTTAAGGACGATGCTGTACCTAAATGGGCCATTAAAAAGTGGTTGTCGATGCCGGGTGAAAACCGCCCCGTTATTTTATGTGAGTACGCCCATGCTATGGGTAACAGCTTGGGCAGCTTTGATGAATATTGGAAAGCATTTAAAGAGTATCCGCGTCTTCAAGGCGGTTTTATCTGGGACTGGGTTGACCAAGGGTTAACTAAGTACACTGACAGTGGTGAAGCTTACTGGGCTTACGGTGGCGACTTTGGTGATATCGATAACGATCGTCAGTTCTGTATTAATGGATTGCTGTTCCCAGACAGAACGCCACATCCCCACTTGTTTGAAGCAAAATATTGTCAGCAGCACTTAAGCTTTTCGCTGGTTGAAAAAGACAACAAGTTTGAGCTTACAGTAAGTAGTGATTACCTGTTTAGACGCACAGACAATGAGCTGTTGCGTTGGCAAGTACTAGAAAACGGAAAACCGATTTCTGATGCAAAGGGCGAGCTCGAAATCAATATAGGTCCGCAACAAGCACAAATGCTGACCCTAACCCCTGAAATTACGTTTAAAGCAGGGGCTGAGTATCATTTAAATATTGATGTTGTAACAGCGAATTACTGTGCGTGGGCGGGTGCAGGGCATGTTATGGACACCGCGCAGTTAGCACTAACCAATATGTGCGGTATGGTCCCATTTTCTTTCAATGAGCAAGACGACAAAAGTGAACTAGTTATTGAGGCCCAAGATGGGATGCTACTGGTAAATGTCCAAAACAACGTATTTAGCTTCAACAGTGAAAGTGGGCTGTTAACGTCATGGCTGCAGGGAAATAATGAAACTCTAAGTGCGCCGTTAGAGGATAATTTCTTTCGAGCGCCGCTGGATAACGATATTGGGGTAAGTGAAGTCGATAACCCCGATCCGAACGCCTGGGAGTCCCGCTGGCGTCGTGCGGGTATAGGCGAATGGTCACGCACTTGTACGGGTATAAACGTCGAACAGGGCGCGCAAGACGTACGCATAACGTCGTTATTCGAGTATCACTATGGTCAAAAGCTAATGGCTTCAACTAAGTGGGTTTATACCCTAGATGTACAAGCCAAGCTTTCAGTAGATGTAGAGGTGTTGTTAGACGATGGTTTACCGCCAATGCCGCGAATTGGTATGCAAACGGCAGTGCCTGTAGCCGAAGAGCGTACGTCGGTTACTTGGCAGGGGCTCGGGCCGTTTGAAAACTACCCAGACAGAAAAGCAGCGGCGCGCTATGGCCACTACACCTTACCTATTAATGCTATGCAAACGCGCTATGTGTTCCCAACGGATAATGGCTTGCGTAGTCACTGTAAAAAGCTGGCCATCGGTGAATTAACTGCCAGCGGGCAGTTCCACTTCAGCGTAAGTGAATATGGGCAAGTACAGTTGGATAAGGCAAAACATACCTGTGATTTAGTCCCTCAAGATTGTGTGTTTGTCTATATTGACCATGCTCACATGGGCGTGGGCGGCGATGACTCGTGGAGCCCAAGTACACACAAAGCCTTCTTATTGGAAGAAAAGCGCTATCGCTACTCGGTTTACTTTAGCGCTACTGCTAGCTAG
- the arcA gene encoding two-component system response regulator ArcA, with protein MQTPNVLIVEDEVVTRTTLKSLFEAEGYNVFEAENGDQMHDFFENHAINLVIMDINLPGKNGLILAREVRDRKNVGLIFLTGRDNDVDRILGLEIGADDYLTKPFNPRELTIRARNLLSRTTNSSEDDDLPSRVSFNGWTLDGDSRSLISPNGKEFRLPRSEFRALHLFLSNPGKILTREQLIMEMTGRELRPNDRTVDVTIRRIRKHFESDPTDEELIVTIHGEGYRFCGQVDG; from the coding sequence ATGCAGACGCCAAATGTGTTAATTGTTGAAGATGAGGTGGTAACCCGTACCACGCTTAAGAGTTTATTTGAAGCGGAAGGGTATAATGTATTTGAAGCCGAGAATGGTGATCAAATGCATGATTTCTTCGAGAATCACGCTATCAATTTGGTTATCATGGATATCAACCTACCAGGCAAAAACGGCCTGATTTTAGCGCGTGAAGTACGTGATCGTAAAAACGTTGGCCTTATCTTCCTAACAGGCCGTGACAACGACGTTGACCGCATTCTAGGTCTTGAAATTGGCGCAGACGACTATCTGACTAAGCCATTCAACCCTCGTGAATTAACTATCCGCGCGCGCAACTTACTGTCTCGTACAACAAACTCTTCAGAAGATGACGATTTACCAAGCCGTGTAAGCTTTAACGGTTGGACTCTTGACGGTGACAGCCGTTCATTGATTTCTCCTAACGGTAAAGAATTCCGTCTACCTCGTAGTGAATTCCGTGCGCTTCACCTTTTCCTAAGCAACCCAGGTAAGATCCTTACCCGTGAACAGCTAATTATGGAAATGACAGGTCGCGAGCTTCGTCCAAATGACCGTACGGTTGACGTTACTATTCGTCGTATTCGTAAGCACTTCGAGTCAGATCCAACAGATGAAGAATTGATTGTAACTATCCACGGTGAAGGTTACCGTTTCTGCGGTCAGGTTGACGGCTAA
- a CDS encoding ATP-binding protein, whose translation MTDKAVKLSIKSLFLWVVMSIITFSIAVLSGLAVYTQIKTYRHELESNAMMLAKLVARSSSTYLYDETPERIEVALSNLTAAEHVLNAHVYKAQNGTSQPEIFASYNKEGQLLLGGKENQLASMVMNPILADNGHYLELSAKVFDPETNIQLGWVYLRVSSDNFNQLVGKSIWLNLAVALVLLAISLYSALRMQRFVTGPVKSIANFLQRTSRQRDYSARAKGSSIKELDILADAVNVLLLRMQEYMQKQRQAEEQHRKLNASLEDMVSHRTTALKDANQELIQTLEKLHQFQRQIVQNEKMASLGDMVAGVAHEVNTPIGLGVTASTMMLDRLAVIQKDFENKTLKASAMKRFLEESNENLNIIYRNLNRAAELISSFKQVAVDQTSESSRSFCVVQLVNEILLSLQPRLKKLKHNINVNCDPTLSVETKAGPINQILINLIMNSVIHGFESMDKGTIDISAELVSSDKLKLVYTDNGKGISPEIRKRIFDPFVTTKRGQGGSGLGMHLVYNLVTQALNGSISITSEEGNGVEFVIIFPVVNAKT comes from the coding sequence ATGACGGATAAGGCAGTAAAGCTTTCTATAAAAAGCCTCTTTCTTTGGGTGGTAATGTCTATTATTACCTTCTCAATTGCAGTGTTGTCGGGCCTTGCTGTTTATACCCAAATAAAAACCTATCGCCATGAGCTTGAATCTAACGCAATGATGCTGGCTAAGTTGGTCGCTAGAAGCTCATCTACCTATCTATATGATGAAACCCCTGAACGTATAGAAGTTGCGTTAAGCAACCTTACAGCTGCAGAGCATGTACTCAATGCTCACGTGTACAAAGCCCAAAATGGCACATCGCAGCCAGAAATTTTTGCTTCGTACAATAAAGAGGGGCAGCTTTTATTAGGTGGCAAGGAAAACCAGTTAGCTTCCATGGTTATGAATCCAATACTGGCTGATAACGGGCATTACCTTGAACTGAGTGCAAAAGTGTTCGACCCAGAGACCAACATCCAGTTAGGTTGGGTATATTTAAGGGTTTCCTCAGACAACTTTAACCAACTGGTAGGGAAGTCAATTTGGCTAAATTTAGCAGTAGCTTTAGTGCTATTAGCCATAAGCCTTTACTCTGCACTAAGAATGCAGCGCTTTGTAACTGGTCCGGTGAAAAGTATCGCCAATTTTTTACAACGCACGTCCCGACAGCGTGACTATTCAGCTCGCGCTAAGGGCTCTAGCATTAAAGAGCTCGACATTTTAGCTGATGCGGTGAACGTATTGCTGCTGCGCATGCAAGAATACATGCAAAAACAAAGACAGGCAGAGGAGCAGCACAGAAAACTTAATGCCAGTCTTGAAGATATGGTCAGCCATCGAACAACAGCACTAAAAGACGCGAACCAAGAGCTTATTCAAACATTAGAAAAGCTGCACCAGTTTCAGCGGCAAATCGTGCAGAATGAAAAAATGGCGTCCCTCGGTGATATGGTTGCCGGTGTCGCACATGAAGTTAATACACCAATAGGTTTAGGCGTAACTGCATCAACCATGATGTTAGACAGGTTGGCTGTTATTCAAAAAGACTTTGAGAATAAAACGCTAAAAGCCAGCGCAATGAAGCGCTTCTTGGAAGAAAGTAACGAAAACCTCAATATTATTTACCGTAATTTGAACAGAGCTGCAGAGCTTATCAGTAGTTTTAAGCAGGTTGCCGTAGATCAAACCTCAGAATCTAGTAGAAGTTTTTGCGTTGTACAGCTAGTTAATGAGATACTGTTGTCATTGCAGCCTCGACTCAAAAAATTAAAACACAACATCAACGTAAATTGCGACCCTACCCTTAGCGTTGAAACGAAGGCTGGCCCAATAAATCAAATTTTGATTAATTTAATAATGAATTCGGTTATCCATGGGTTTGAATCTATGGATAAAGGCACCATTGATATTAGTGCCGAGTTGGTTAGCAGTGATAAGCTCAAGCTTGTTTATACCGATAACGGAAAAGGCATTTCTCCGGAAATCCGCAAGCGGATTTTTGACCCCTTTGTTACTACTAAACGTGGGCAAGGCGGTTCAGGATTGGGAATGCACTTAGTATACAACTTAGTTACGCAGGCCCTTAATGGTTCAATATCGATTACCAGCGAGGAGGGCAACGGGGTAGAATTTGTCATTATCTTCCCTGTTGTTAATGCGAAAACATGA
- the glgA gene encoding glycogen synthase GlgA, whose product MNIVFAISEVEELVKTGGLADVGKALPLALHGMGESITIIMPYYQVLAEQLNLPTVAEQQTLFTEGQVYHFDIRYMQWHDIPIYFVDAPDYFMREGLYANAFEAYEDNGERFSLFSGAVLQTLKAIDKKPDIIHCHDWHTAMLPFLLTHDKSGYFNSTKTIFTIHNAAFQGVHKLETIPFLRHHPNILAQVHGGYINMLQSGIEFASKVTTVSPNYARELLTDLGSHGLHERLVNRQADLSGILNGCDYTQWNPETDTFLPEHYSVDNLHPKTACKRVLQEKSALPENSDIPLIGMVCRLTEQKGFGYILPILDDLIKHNIQMVIVGTGDPKVCMDLGEFAQQQSDKFAFINGFSSEHAHLVEAGADFFLMPSQFEPCGLNQMYSLAYGTIPIVRSVGGLKDTVIDYSNDSEGTGFVFDEPTPHALLACIRRALLAFYEDKGKFRAMQQRGMRTRFTWETSAKHYQQLYLSATN is encoded by the coding sequence GTGAATATTGTATTTGCTATTTCAGAAGTTGAAGAGTTGGTCAAAACTGGCGGACTTGCTGACGTTGGCAAAGCGCTCCCTCTCGCACTACATGGTATGGGCGAAAGCATCACGATAATAATGCCTTATTACCAAGTACTGGCAGAGCAATTGAACCTGCCCACGGTAGCCGAGCAACAAACCCTGTTCACTGAAGGGCAAGTATACCACTTCGATATTCGCTACATGCAATGGCATGACATTCCAATTTACTTTGTAGACGCGCCTGACTACTTTATGCGTGAAGGGCTATATGCCAATGCCTTTGAAGCATATGAAGATAATGGCGAGCGCTTTAGTTTATTCAGCGGCGCTGTTCTTCAAACGCTTAAAGCGATTGATAAAAAGCCGGATATTATTCACTGCCATGATTGGCACACGGCTATGCTTCCGTTTTTACTTACCCACGACAAATCAGGGTATTTCAATAGCACCAAAACAATATTCACTATTCATAACGCCGCTTTCCAAGGTGTGCACAAACTAGAAACCATCCCGTTCCTTCGACATCACCCAAACATTTTGGCGCAAGTACACGGCGGGTACATCAACATGCTGCAAAGCGGTATTGAGTTTGCCTCGAAAGTGACGACTGTAAGTCCTAACTATGCAAGGGAGCTGCTTACCGACTTAGGTAGTCACGGACTTCACGAACGTCTTGTAAATCGTCAAGCCGATTTAAGCGGTATTCTAAATGGTTGTGATTACACCCAGTGGAACCCCGAAACAGATACGTTTCTGCCTGAGCACTACAGTGTAGATAACCTTCATCCAAAAACCGCCTGTAAGCGGGTTTTGCAGGAAAAGTCAGCACTGCCTGAGAATAGCGACATTCCGCTTATTGGAATGGTATGCCGCCTTACAGAGCAAAAAGGTTTCGGGTATATACTGCCCATTTTAGACGACCTGATTAAGCATAATATCCAAATGGTCATTGTAGGCACTGGCGATCCAAAGGTATGTATGGATCTTGGTGAGTTTGCCCAACAACAGTCTGACAAGTTCGCGTTTATTAACGGGTTTAGTTCAGAGCACGCTCATTTAGTAGAGGCTGGCGCTGACTTTTTCCTTATGCCTTCACAATTTGAACCATGCGGATTAAATCAAATGTACAGCTTGGCTTACGGCACTATCCCTATTGTGCGCTCAGTAGGAGGGCTTAAAGACACGGTCATTGACTATAGCAACGATAGTGAAGGTACAGGTTTTGTGTTTGATGAACCTACGCCGCATGCTTTGTTAGCTTGTATTCGACGTGCTCTGCTGGCTTTCTATGAGGATAAGGGCAAGTTCAGGGCAATGCAGCAACGGGGGATGAGAACTCGCTTTACGTGGGAAACGTCTGCCAAACATTATCAGCAGCTGTATTTATCGGCGACTAATTAG